A DNA window from Oceanispirochaeta sp. M1 contains the following coding sequences:
- a CDS encoding DUF1295 domain-containing protein, with product MLKYIRGSKRKSLWLVTVIYILALTAGYFIFRSLPESLSLLSRTLIADCAVTILIFISSLAVNNSSMYDPYWSVIPPFLFFLWYMEGPFRGILSSRYIALFTVCTLWALRLTLNWAIDWPGLNHEDWRYKDFRMKFKKLFWPISFLAIHLFPTLIVFLASIPAYLVLTGSNRALNVFDFIAMSAGLTAVYFQLKSDGEMRIHRRSEERFNPMTKGLWSLSRHPNYFGEILFWISIFLFVVAAAPLQYWSALGAVGMVLLFTLYSIPVMEARQLNRRSGYKAVQLSISELIPMKTKIDPLPGKKLMDRRKDIFYVVIFMLFTCTSFVTDSLNGFQQILSPDSSSPVEQIIYQTYAVKADPNLIINPPVVRIGAFISAVIWGPLYIFFVICFIRGWNLIRNFGLIYGGALSSTMIIYIADGLFGVNASPSPLFFFAVNIMYFLVPFSMIIRMWRPRPFGHNH from the coding sequence ATGCTTAAATACATACGCGGCTCAAAACGAAAATCTCTGTGGCTTGTAACAGTAATCTATATTCTGGCACTCACAGCTGGATACTTTATTTTCAGATCTCTCCCTGAATCCTTATCTCTTCTATCCAGAACTCTTATTGCAGATTGTGCGGTCACCATTCTGATCTTTATAAGCAGCCTGGCAGTCAATAATTCAAGCATGTACGATCCATACTGGAGCGTGATCCCGCCCTTTCTCTTTTTCCTCTGGTATATGGAAGGCCCTTTCAGAGGAATACTGAGCTCTAGATATATTGCCCTCTTTACTGTATGTACACTCTGGGCACTTCGTCTGACTCTGAACTGGGCCATAGACTGGCCCGGACTTAATCATGAAGACTGGCGCTATAAAGATTTCAGAATGAAATTTAAAAAACTCTTCTGGCCCATCAGTTTTCTGGCCATTCATCTCTTTCCTACTCTGATTGTATTCCTTGCCTCAATTCCAGCCTACCTTGTGCTGACAGGATCAAACAGAGCTTTGAATGTCTTTGATTTCATCGCCATGTCGGCAGGTCTGACGGCAGTCTATTTTCAGCTGAAAAGTGATGGTGAGATGCGTATACACAGAAGAAGTGAAGAACGCTTCAACCCCATGACAAAGGGTTTGTGGAGCCTTAGCCGCCATCCCAATTACTTTGGTGAGATCCTGTTCTGGATCAGTATATTCCTATTTGTAGTAGCTGCTGCCCCCCTGCAGTACTGGAGTGCTCTGGGTGCCGTCGGGATGGTTCTGCTTTTCACCCTCTATTCAATACCTGTCATGGAGGCTAGACAGCTCAACAGAAGAAGTGGTTATAAAGCTGTACAGCTGAGTATTTCTGAATTGATTCCTATGAAAACTAAGATTGATCCTCTCCCGGGTAAAAAACTGATGGATCGTAGAAAGGATATTTTTTATGTTGTGATCTTTATGCTTTTTACCTGTACATCCTTTGTCACAGACTCTCTTAACGGTTTTCAGCAGATTTTAAGCCCTGACAGCTCAAGTCCTGTAGAGCAGATTATATATCAGACTTATGCAGTCAAGGCCGATCCCAATCTGATAATAAATCCGCCTGTTGTTCGAATCGGTGCGTTTATATCGGCTGTTATCTGGGGACCCTTATATATTTTCTTTGTAATCTGTTTTATCAGAGGATGGAATTTAATAAGAAACTTTGGACTCATATACGGAGGGGCACTAAGTTCAACAATGATCATCTATATAGCCGATGGATTGTTTGGTGTTAATGCATCACCATCACCGCTCTTCTTCTTTGCAGTGAATATCATGTACTTTCTCGTACCTTTCTCAATGATCATCAGGATGTGGAGGCCCAGACCCTTCGGACACAACCACTGA
- a CDS encoding SulP family inorganic anion transporter, with protein MTLSSLNIEGPRNLKNDLLSGITVALALVPEAIAFAFIVGIDPTIGLYAAFMMGLVTAIIGGRPGMISGATGAVAVIFAPLIRSQVAAGGMESALGYLFAAVILMGLIQVLFGVLKLGKFIRLVPHPVMLGFVNGLAIIIFRSQFEMFMTGHQDTFGAKALILIVMGLLIALTMAISYFLPKLTKAVPATLAAIIVVSILSIILNKAGFPVFNVLDFVQEKDPARLTLAASLPGFSIPKIPLNLDALKVILPYSLLAASVGLIESLMTLSLVDEMTDTRGRGNRECIGQGVANILNGFFGGMGGCAMIGQSVINIKAGGRGRTSGITAAVALLCFILFGAPLIENIPLAALVGVMFMVAFGTFEWSSFRVLKQIPKSDALVIILVSLITVTVDLAIAVAVGIIFSALVFAWKKGKKIDAQERVDESGTKIYTLDGALFFGSVMSFKEIFRFNEDPDRVVIDFKNSRVHDHSGLEALNFITEKYSSLNKKLHILNLSHECRLLLNKAEGIVEITEIEGLEWHHLAENSLA; from the coding sequence ATGACATTATCTTCTTTGAATATTGAAGGACCTCGGAATCTTAAAAATGATTTACTATCAGGAATTACAGTCGCTCTGGCGCTTGTTCCTGAGGCTATTGCTTTTGCTTTTATTGTGGGGATTGATCCCACTATCGGTTTATATGCCGCTTTCATGATGGGTCTGGTCACAGCCATTATAGGTGGCCGTCCCGGGATGATTTCCGGTGCCACCGGAGCAGTGGCAGTGATCTTTGCTCCCCTTATCAGAAGCCAGGTGGCAGCTGGAGGGATGGAATCAGCCCTTGGCTACCTTTTTGCCGCTGTAATTCTTATGGGTTTGATACAAGTCCTCTTCGGTGTTCTGAAACTCGGTAAATTCATCCGTCTTGTTCCCCATCCGGTTATGCTGGGATTTGTTAACGGATTGGCTATTATCATTTTCCGCTCACAGTTTGAGATGTTTATGACAGGTCATCAGGATACATTCGGGGCTAAAGCCCTGATATTGATTGTCATGGGTCTCCTGATTGCTCTAACCATGGCTATCAGTTATTTTCTGCCCAAGTTGACAAAAGCTGTCCCTGCTACCCTGGCCGCTATCATCGTTGTCAGTATTCTCTCAATTATTCTGAATAAAGCCGGGTTTCCAGTATTTAATGTTCTTGACTTCGTTCAGGAAAAAGATCCTGCACGATTGACTCTTGCTGCATCACTTCCAGGTTTTTCTATTCCAAAAATTCCTTTGAATCTGGATGCTCTTAAAGTCATTTTGCCATATTCCCTCCTGGCAGCTTCTGTCGGACTGATTGAGTCATTGATGACTCTGTCTCTTGTTGATGAGATGACAGATACCCGTGGCCGCGGTAACCGTGAATGTATCGGACAGGGAGTGGCTAATATTTTAAATGGTTTCTTCGGTGGAATGGGAGGCTGTGCCATGATCGGTCAGTCTGTTATCAATATCAAAGCTGGTGGAAGGGGACGAACTTCAGGTATTACAGCCGCCGTCGCTCTCCTTTGTTTTATTCTTTTCGGAGCTCCTCTGATAGAAAATATACCTCTTGCCGCCTTGGTAGGAGTTATGTTTATGGTTGCTTTCGGTACTTTCGAATGGTCCAGTTTTCGTGTCTTGAAGCAGATCCCAAAATCAGATGCTCTGGTTATCATTCTGGTATCATTGATTACTGTTACAGTTGACCTTGCGATTGCAGTTGCAGTGGGTATTATCTTTTCTGCTCTTGTTTTCGCTTGGAAAAAGGGTAAGAAGATTGATGCTCAGGAGAGAGTTGATGAAAGTGGTACAAAAATTTATACACTCGATGGAGCACTCTTTTTTGGATCTGTCATGTCTTTCAAGGAGATTTTCAGATTCAATGAAGATCCTGATCGAGTTGTAATTGATTTCAAAAACTCCAGAGTCCATGATCACTCCGGTCTGGAAGCGTTGAACTTCATTACAGAAAAATATTCTTCATTGAATAAGAAACTCCATATTCTCAACCTCAGTCATGAGTGCCGTCTGCTCTTAAACAAGGCAGAAGGAATTGTTGAAATTACAGAGATTGAAGGTCTGGAATGGCATCATCTGGCCGAGAACAGCCTGGCTTAG
- the rlmA gene encoding 23S rRNA (guanine(745)-N(1))-methyltransferase — MNNFICPLCKESLELRNRSLFCENRHCFDLAKEGYVNLLPVNSKKSKDPGDNSKMMAARRSFLESGHYKPLADKLVEIIENIPGHEEMTILDIGCGEGYYTGHLKDHIQSLNMLGLDISKVAVRYASKKYRDVNFCVASAFDLPVADSAIDIILRVFAPSSVSELHRVVKNGRYFIAVIPGERHLYQLRDIIYSDVHIDLNEPAALDGFDVQESIKLKYSLNLSDFETVMLLLDMTPFGWKITESKKEQLRKMESFTIDCDFHIEIFKKVK; from the coding sequence GTGAATAATTTTATCTGTCCCCTTTGTAAAGAAAGCCTTGAGCTAAGAAACAGATCTCTTTTCTGCGAGAACAGGCACTGCTTCGATCTTGCAAAGGAAGGTTATGTGAATCTTCTGCCTGTAAATTCTAAAAAATCAAAAGATCCCGGTGATAATTCTAAAATGATGGCAGCAAGAAGATCCTTTCTTGAATCAGGACATTATAAACCTCTGGCCGACAAACTAGTCGAAATTATTGAGAACATACCCGGCCATGAGGAGATGACAATTCTGGATATCGGCTGTGGTGAAGGATATTACACAGGTCATCTAAAAGATCATATTCAATCATTAAATATGCTGGGCCTGGATATCTCTAAAGTTGCTGTAAGGTATGCTTCAAAAAAATATAGAGATGTGAATTTCTGTGTAGCCAGTGCTTTTGATCTGCCTGTTGCTGACTCAGCCATCGATATCATTTTGAGAGTATTTGCTCCCTCATCAGTTTCTGAACTGCATCGTGTTGTTAAAAATGGCAGATACTTCATTGCAGTAATACCCGGAGAGAGGCATCTCTATCAATTACGGGACATAATATATAGTGATGTCCATATTGATTTAAATGAGCCTGCTGCATTAGATGGATTTGATGTGCAAGAATCAATTAAACTTAAATATTCACTGAACTTAAGTGATTTTGAGACTGTCATGCTTCTTCTGGATATGACGCCTTTTGGATGGAAAATCACTGAAAGTAAAAAAGAACAGCTTCGTAAAATGGAAAGCTTTACGATTGATTGTGATTTTCATATTGAAATATTTAAGAAGGTCAAATAG
- a CDS encoding fibronectin type III domain-containing protein yields MTKNRSFLILLIISLYAISFFTISCEMMAPLDDKLLMSPDNKPAQPETVANVLTPWGAPQELTALSGRTDRIELEWNPVLGADYYLISYTQDPFADFNTPLDELKQEADLSRKVSWRLSGTEANTLKPGSVYYFRIRAVNSAGTVSDFSSVVSGGLMDIPRIAEPILEPGKVTLRWTLPNLSVDGVSYNPVFTVFRKRGNESYAIVSSPENISVNGPTWSLIQKGIDPKTAYTYKILVEVEGSDQSLESTAFEVVTLDQSYPDPVINLRASQGNFAELITVNWTAPTELAGYEGIPVVYTLSRQSGDSASEVLTEKTAGLTSWSDTTGVANRDYIYSLTPFYAHDQDGITVYSSPGETMATTGYRLWEPVGLTVRADKGAALVTWIYPSEKALDVSFRLYRVEDLIDGAEEMLADGLAEPFFRDETLSPLTSYHYRVAAVNKDGEEELSAWKWTNESFRFTPGMDDTIRNLTVSEGLADTITLNWKGMENIKYNIYRNDSGYGYSAADLLVSDLVVDGEGNVSYSEEGLAAGTVLYYRVESDMDGQKNMSDSLRGFTLALPGGLRASQGLYTDRIILNWNETEEASSYRLLYRKAGSADDFIAASPFTPEDMKNPSLEFTPPGNGEASLRGILWELTLKALKESDGQPTVETAAASSVTGCTLGPALIGLQASRAEYKDKVVLRWNDVRGAEFYDIYRNTEDNPLTAQRILQGIRGNTAEDMDTAYLIGGRESYYFIRPLKSGVTSNILSTAQSAYALSPPAGCRASQGSSATGITLSWDEAPGSASYNVYRQTGSSWLKVGSNIRTLSWNYPLSDQDLNLGNVFSSFMVRSVGTGGLESLEPAEVTTGYALSRPVAVSASKGDTSLLQNGRFYTRVFWPAVVGAESYRIQRRDDRSGDWQDAGIVEAGRGDVVEFRDPDALILRNYEQKYRVLTRRDNVTTEWSDETSGYRQVSPEEFLNMVNFALHLSMKKFFYSSGSPGGDLISESRAGDTAGTYTHGIDRDGFFSSNYRRYYSYKGYRDTFLILDGSFMKDNGGGVSGNSRSGDYKHGSSDTSMLTIRSSAGAGLYSGTIRFENVSVSNNDENNPNWDGGSYTVIYNGQTVNFDRNSAVPISYFMDESVLIGKLGF; encoded by the coding sequence ATGACTAAAAATAGATCTTTCCTCATTCTGTTGATAATCTCACTTTATGCAATCTCATTTTTTACAATCTCCTGTGAAATGATGGCTCCCCTGGATGACAAACTACTGATGTCACCGGACAACAAGCCGGCGCAGCCGGAAACGGTAGCCAATGTATTGACTCCCTGGGGAGCTCCCCAGGAACTGACAGCCCTTTCGGGCAGGACCGACAGAATAGAATTGGAGTGGAATCCTGTTCTGGGTGCCGATTATTATCTTATTTCCTACACCCAGGATCCCTTTGCTGATTTCAATACACCACTGGATGAGCTCAAACAGGAAGCCGATCTCAGCAGAAAAGTCTCATGGCGGCTGTCAGGGACCGAGGCCAATACACTCAAACCCGGCAGCGTATACTACTTCCGAATCAGGGCGGTCAACAGCGCAGGTACTGTCAGTGATTTCAGCTCTGTTGTCAGCGGTGGACTTATGGATATACCCCGAATTGCCGAACCGATTCTGGAACCGGGAAAAGTAACACTACGCTGGACCTTACCCAACCTGTCAGTTGATGGAGTGAGCTATAATCCTGTTTTTACCGTCTTCAGGAAGAGGGGAAATGAATCCTATGCAATAGTTTCATCCCCGGAGAATATTTCCGTAAATGGTCCCACATGGTCATTGATCCAGAAGGGAATCGATCCCAAAACGGCTTATACATATAAAATTCTGGTAGAGGTGGAAGGAAGCGATCAGTCTCTTGAAAGTACGGCCTTTGAAGTGGTGACATTGGATCAGTCTTATCCTGATCCGGTCATCAATCTGAGAGCTTCACAAGGAAACTTTGCCGAATTGATAACAGTGAATTGGACTGCCCCGACAGAACTTGCCGGTTATGAGGGCATCCCTGTTGTCTATACCCTCAGCCGGCAGTCAGGGGACAGTGCTTCCGAAGTTCTGACAGAAAAAACTGCCGGACTGACCAGCTGGTCCGATACCACTGGCGTGGCAAACAGAGATTATATCTATTCACTTACCCCCTTCTATGCTCATGACCAGGATGGAATTACGGTCTATTCATCGCCGGGAGAAACCATGGCAACCACCGGATACCGTCTCTGGGAACCTGTAGGACTGACTGTCAGGGCAGACAAAGGAGCTGCTCTTGTGACCTGGATCTACCCGAGTGAAAAGGCTCTGGATGTCAGCTTCCGGCTCTATAGAGTGGAAGACTTGATCGACGGAGCAGAAGAAATGTTAGCAGATGGTCTGGCTGAGCCCTTTTTCAGGGATGAGACACTATCTCCCCTGACCTCCTACCATTACCGTGTGGCCGCGGTTAATAAGGATGGTGAGGAGGAGTTGTCAGCCTGGAAATGGACAAATGAGTCTTTCCGTTTCACTCCGGGTATGGATGATACGATCCGTAATCTGACGGTCTCCGAAGGTCTTGCCGACACTATAACCCTGAACTGGAAGGGTATGGAAAACATAAAATACAATATCTACAGGAATGACAGCGGTTACGGTTATAGCGCCGCAGATCTTCTCGTCTCCGACCTGGTAGTGGATGGTGAAGGAAATGTCTCATATAGCGAGGAGGGACTGGCAGCAGGAACTGTTCTGTATTATCGGGTCGAAAGTGATATGGATGGGCAGAAGAATATGAGCGACAGTCTCCGGGGGTTCACACTGGCATTGCCTGGGGGACTGAGAGCATCTCAGGGACTTTATACAGACAGGATTATTCTGAACTGGAATGAAACAGAGGAAGCCAGCTCGTACCGCCTGCTCTACCGGAAAGCCGGAAGCGCTGATGATTTTATCGCAGCATCCCCATTTACTCCGGAAGATATGAAGAATCCTTCACTGGAATTTACACCTCCCGGAAATGGAGAGGCCTCCTTACGGGGCATTCTGTGGGAACTGACACTTAAGGCTCTGAAAGAGAGTGATGGACAGCCGACAGTCGAAACAGCAGCCGCCAGTTCAGTGACGGGATGCACACTTGGTCCAGCCCTGATCGGCCTTCAGGCCTCACGGGCAGAATACAAGGACAAGGTTGTTTTGAGATGGAATGATGTCAGGGGTGCGGAGTTCTATGATATATACCGTAACACGGAGGACAATCCCCTGACCGCCCAAAGAATTCTTCAGGGAATCAGAGGCAACACAGCAGAGGATATGGACACTGCTTATCTTATCGGCGGAAGGGAGTCCTATTATTTTATCCGTCCTCTGAAATCAGGGGTAACATCCAACATTCTTTCGACTGCTCAATCCGCTTATGCCCTGAGTCCTCCGGCCGGTTGCAGGGCCTCCCAGGGAAGCTCGGCTACAGGCATAACACTCAGCTGGGATGAGGCACCGGGATCTGCCTCCTACAATGTCTACCGCCAGACAGGAAGTTCCTGGCTTAAAGTCGGTTCCAACATAAGAACCCTCTCATGGAACTATCCTCTTAGCGATCAGGACCTGAATCTCGGGAATGTATTTTCCTCCTTCATGGTTCGTTCTGTCGGGACAGGAGGCCTGGAGAGTCTCGAACCGGCGGAAGTAACAACAGGATATGCCCTCTCCCGACCAGTAGCTGTTTCAGCCTCCAAGGGTGATACTAGCCTCCTTCAGAACGGTAGATTCTATACCCGAGTTTTCTGGCCCGCTGTAGTAGGTGCGGAAAGCTACAGGATTCAAAGGCGGGACGATCGTTCGGGAGACTGGCAAGATGCGGGCATCGTGGAAGCAGGAAGGGGTGATGTTGTTGAATTCAGAGACCCGGATGCATTGATTCTGAGAAACTATGAACAGAAATACCGTGTCCTGACTCGCCGTGACAATGTTACAACAGAGTGGAGCGACGAAACTTCGGGATACCGTCAGGTCTCTCCCGAGGAATTTCTGAATATGGTGAATTTCGCCCTTCACCTTTCCATGAAAAAGTTCTTCTACTCATCCGGTTCGCCCGGGGGAGATCTAATTTCCGAATCAAGGGCCGGTGATACTGCCGGAACCTATACCCACGGCATTGACCGGGATGGGTTCTTCAGCAGCAATTACAGGCGATATTACAGTTACAAGGGTTACCGTGATACCTTCCTGATCCTGGATGGTTCGTTTATGAAGGACAACGGGGGCGGTGTATCCGGCAATTCCCGCAGCGGTGACTACAAACACGGCTCATCAGATACTTCGATGCTGACCATAAGAAGCTCAGCGGGAGCAGGACTATACAGTGGAACCATCCGTTTTGAAAATGTCAGTGTTTCAAATAACGACGAAAACAATCCCAACTGGGACGGAGGCTCTTATACTGTCATCTACAACGGACAGACTGTCAACTTTGACCGGAACTCAGCAGTCCCGATTTCCTATTTCATGGATGAGTCTGTGCTGATAGGCAAACTGGGCTTCTAG
- a CDS encoding DUF6567 family protein, translated as MSLFGLDLNGIAATWSINLKPQYHILPIIILIISLTSCASMGKKRGEDNGQHYIPVAEKKITVIGTVRQEINSYSILGFPPGLDKTYAVLSWGGNAYDKLLEKAILMGAHDVINITTDFEDISLFFLFNRRRFIVNGLAIRYVDD; from the coding sequence TTGAGCCTTTTTGGGTTAGATTTGAATGGAATTGCAGCAACATGGAGCATAAATTTGAAGCCGCAATATCATATTCTTCCTATAATCATTCTGATAATATCTCTGACCTCATGCGCCTCTATGGGAAAAAAAAGGGGAGAGGATAACGGTCAGCACTATATTCCAGTTGCGGAAAAAAAAATAACGGTAATCGGTACTGTCAGACAGGAGATCAACAGCTACAGTATCCTGGGATTTCCTCCCGGGCTGGACAAGACTTATGCTGTCCTTTCGTGGGGCGGAAATGCCTATGACAAACTTCTTGAGAAGGCCATATTGATGGGTGCCCATGACGTAATCAACATAACTACTGATTTTGAGGATATCTCACTTTTCTTTCTCTTTAATCGCCGTCGTTTTATCGTGAACGGTCTGGCTATAAGGTATGTTGATGACTAA
- a CDS encoding CoA transferase, translated as MANPLENIRVLDFGQYVAGPAAAAILADQGAEVIRIDPPGGPRWDSPAMDSLNRRKKSIVLDLKNAEDLAIAGDLIATSDVLIENFRPGVMDRLHLGAREAHNINPRLIYSSLPGFARHDKERAHLQAWEGIIAAASGQFTDMGLNRVLMGVNPSFSPLTLASAYAALLAATSISAALLAREESGHGDWIEVPIAAALMEGLVFNSMYIEDCPERYLSLREHEIKRRGTAGQPLDMSYDEIQEYMDPFYRSYFCKDGRPIYLVATCHVSHCHKTLKAMGLYEEMREAGLTELDDWYLPISRWPAGVESPLGLYPLNKKWSDIVSKRMKEIFLEKTSFEWEAFLSKAGVPISVHRKTQEWMNSEHPYSVGVIHEVNDPIHGLKRQAGPVAWLSSSADLAGTPSPAPPLDGDREQILASLQEKSEKNRKEEKKAGTVSFTDDRCWLQGVKVLDMTNVIAGPVAGHTLARFGADVIKLDPIKPTFDPWNSIIIGFQVLQGKKSILADIRNEDGKVLLHRLLQWADVITFNGIDRQLKSLGIDPDSLKAVNPQLILLQLDCWGGPKEGPRSGDLGYDDLVQASTGIMSRFGGSIQSPEEHAHLGTIDVLTGFAGAFAVTTALYKRKKTGVADVARTSLIACGQLLQAPFCYDYEGRAPFDEPGGPEAKGDGPFYRCYQASDGWFFLAAPGKTARDLEDIEGLKGCGDLAGNKLEQFLESCFAGKGMDHWIKRFTSADMGAAALESLSLLREKNGSDYDTESNNSWTRESTFQFTSHKNHPSGHRIDIFSPCSIRPQYASLLTPTPAEKIGTKTRTVLKDLGYSPEETQRLFEEGVVSESWSDQYLPD; from the coding sequence ATGGCAAACCCATTGGAAAATATACGGGTACTCGATTTCGGACAGTATGTGGCAGGGCCGGCGGCGGCAGCCATTCTGGCAGATCAGGGGGCTGAGGTCATTAGAATCGACCCTCCCGGAGGCCCCCGATGGGACTCTCCCGCCATGGACAGCCTGAACAGGCGGAAAAAGAGTATCGTTCTGGACCTGAAAAATGCTGAGGATCTGGCAATCGCCGGAGACCTCATTGCTACATCAGATGTGCTTATCGAAAATTTCAGGCCGGGAGTGATGGATCGCCTTCATCTGGGAGCCCGGGAGGCTCATAATATAAATCCTCGTCTCATCTACTCTTCTCTGCCGGGTTTTGCCAGGCATGATAAAGAGAGGGCTCATCTCCAGGCCTGGGAGGGGATTATCGCGGCGGCCAGCGGTCAGTTTACCGATATGGGTCTAAACCGAGTCCTCATGGGGGTTAATCCCTCCTTCTCACCCTTGACTCTGGCATCAGCCTATGCGGCCCTCCTGGCCGCAACTTCAATTTCGGCAGCCCTGCTGGCCCGGGAAGAGAGCGGTCATGGTGACTGGATTGAGGTTCCTATTGCCGCGGCACTTATGGAAGGGCTTGTTTTTAACTCCATGTATATTGAAGATTGTCCCGAGAGGTATCTCTCCCTGAGGGAACATGAAATAAAACGAAGGGGAACGGCAGGGCAGCCTCTGGACATGTCCTATGATGAAATCCAGGAGTATATGGACCCCTTCTACCGATCTTACTTCTGTAAAGACGGCCGTCCTATCTATCTTGTGGCAACCTGTCATGTCAGCCACTGTCATAAGACTCTGAAAGCCATGGGTTTGTATGAAGAAATGAGAGAGGCGGGACTGACGGAACTGGATGACTGGTATCTGCCTATAAGCCGGTGGCCTGCAGGGGTGGAGAGCCCTCTGGGACTCTATCCCCTGAATAAGAAGTGGAGCGATATTGTTTCAAAAAGGATGAAGGAGATCTTCCTCGAAAAAACCAGTTTTGAATGGGAAGCCTTTTTGAGTAAGGCAGGAGTGCCGATTTCTGTTCACAGAAAAACACAGGAGTGGATGAACAGCGAACATCCTTACTCTGTGGGTGTTATCCATGAAGTGAATGATCCTATCCATGGCTTAAAGCGTCAGGCAGGTCCCGTGGCCTGGCTGAGCAGCTCTGCAGATCTGGCAGGAACTCCTTCTCCGGCACCTCCTCTGGACGGAGATCGTGAACAGATATTAGCTTCTCTTCAGGAAAAATCAGAGAAGAACAGAAAGGAAGAAAAAAAGGCCGGAACAGTCTCTTTTACAGATGACAGATGCTGGCTCCAGGGAGTAAAGGTTCTTGATATGACAAATGTCATAGCCGGACCTGTGGCGGGTCATACTCTGGCCCGTTTTGGGGCTGATGTGATCAAACTGGATCCCATTAAACCCACATTTGATCCCTGGAACTCCATTATCATCGGATTTCAGGTTCTCCAGGGCAAAAAAAGCATCCTCGCCGACATCAGGAATGAGGACGGAAAGGTTCTTCTCCACAGACTCTTACAATGGGCCGATGTGATTACCTTTAACGGTATAGACAGGCAGCTGAAATCCCTGGGAATAGATCCAGATTCCCTTAAGGCTGTCAATCCCCAGCTCATTCTACTTCAGCTGGACTGCTGGGGAGGGCCAAAAGAGGGGCCTCGCAGTGGAGACCTGGGTTACGATGATCTGGTTCAGGCCTCAACGGGGATAATGTCCCGTTTCGGAGGGTCTATCCAGTCTCCCGAGGAACATGCACACCTGGGAACCATCGATGTTCTCACAGGCTTTGCAGGGGCTTTTGCCGTCACAACAGCCCTCTATAAAAGAAAAAAGACGGGAGTTGCAGATGTGGCAAGAACATCTCTCATCGCCTGCGGCCAACTCCTGCAGGCACCCTTCTGCTATGATTATGAGGGAAGGGCACCCTTTGATGAGCCCGGTGGTCCCGAGGCCAAAGGGGATGGACCGTTCTACCGCTGTTATCAGGCATCAGATGGGTGGTTTTTTCTGGCAGCCCCTGGTAAGACAGCCCGGGATCTTGAGGATATAGAAGGATTAAAAGGCTGTGGTGATCTGGCAGGAAATAAGCTGGAACAATTTCTTGAATCCTGTTTTGCCGGTAAGGGCATGGACCACTGGATAAAAAGATTTACATCTGCAGATATGGGGGCCGCCGCTCTTGAGTCTCTGTCTCTGCTGCGTGAGAAGAACGGCAGCGATTATGATACTGAATCCAATAACAGCTGGACGAGGGAGTCCACTTTTCAGTTTACAAGTCATAAAAATCATCCCAGTGGTCACAGGATAGATATTTTCTCTCCCTGTTCCATACGTCCTCAATATGCCAGCCTGCTTACCCCCACACCGGCCGAAAAGATCGGGACAAAGACCAGGACTGTTTTAAAGGATTTAGGTTATTCCCCGGAAGAGACTCAAAGGCTCTTTGAAGAGGGAGTGGTCTCTGAGAGCTGGAGTGATCAGTATCTTCCGGATTAA